The Candidatus Sericytochromatia bacterium genomic sequence TGTATGAAGGGACTTTCTTCAATCTCTGGTCAGGAGGTGACCGAGAAAAAGTCAATCAGATCAACAGCTTGTCGGGTGCGGTTGAAAGATTGAAGATTTGAAGAAACTTTGTATGGCGGGGCAGAAGCGATTGTTTAACTAACTCGCTCAGTTTGCAGACCCCCTGTTTTTGGTGGGGTCGGGGATTCGAACCTGTGTTCATATTTTTCCGTCGTACCGCAACCGCTCACCAATCTCTGCGATCCTGCGAACTCCGCTGTTCAGTGCCCTCTCAGAGGTGTGAACCGAGTGCGATCCAAGGACCAGGTCATGAGGATGCCTGGCAGCACTGCCGAGCAGAAAGGCACACCCAGCCTGCGCCTGAAAGTGAAGTTTGCCCAAGCCCTCGGCAAAGACGGCCAGCTCGCGATCCAACTGTTCACCGCCGACCTCAACGACTCCGCGTTGCGCAAAGCACCAGGCCACGTGATGGCCTTGGGGCGGTGTGTAATCCAAGCCCTCTCCAGCCGCCAGTTCGACCCACAAAAGGTTGACATCAAGCGGTGTGTCTAAAGGGCTGACCATGGATCCATGGGAGCCAACCAGCAGTGTCACAGGACCAGACTTGGGGATTTGCTCGGGCTGGATGAATCGCGTCACGGGCTCAACCAATTCGTGCGAGGGCGGCATCGCAAACCAAAGCTGAAATCCCTTCAGCGGCCCACGACCAACAGGCCGACCACGATGCCAGACGCCACCGCCTGTCAGCACCCATTCGAGGCCGCCCATTTCGACCGAATCGATCTGCCCCGTCGAGGCTTCATGCTCAACGTCAAAGGTCAAGGGAAAAGTCAGAGTCGCAATCCCGGAGTGCGGGTGAAATCCGAAGTTGGGCCCAGACCCTGCGGGAGCGTCTACATAGTCCAAAAAAACGAAGGGCTTGATCAGATGCCCCTCCTCGCCGGGACTCACGAGGCGCGTGATCGGACCGTGACGCCGGCCGGCGGAGCGATAGGCGATAGTTCGTGTATTGATCATGAGCGGAGGTGGCAAAACCCGTATCAAGAAGATGCAGGTGGCGTGAATCCTTCGACGATGACGATCTGGAAGTCCGCCACCCCGGATCGCAAGCCGATAGCTCCCTGATAACCCTGCGACTGAAAGCAGTCCTGTGCCGCAGCATAGCTGGGAAACTCGATGAGGTAAGGGCGCCCCGGCACCGCCCCTTCCACCACCACCGCCACGTCGCCACGCGCGAGCAC encodes the following:
- a CDS encoding pirin family protein, whose amino-acid sequence is MINTRTIAYRSAGRRHGPITRLVSPGEEGHLIKPFVFLDYVDAPAGSGPNFGFHPHSGIATLTFPLTFDVEHEASTGQIDSVEMGGLEWVLTGGGVWHRGRPVGRGPLKGFQLWFAMPPSHELVEPVTRFIQPEQIPKSGPVTLLVGSHGSMVSPLDTPLDVNLLWVELAAGEGLDYTPPQGHHVAWCFAQRGVVEVGGEQLDRELAVFAEGLGKLHFQAQAGCAFLLGSAARHPHDLVLGSHSVHTSERALNSGVRRIAEIGERLRYDGKI
- a CDS encoding DUF1330 domain-containing protein, with the protein product MTTSHGSTSPNPLPKGYWIVFATVKEPSRFSNYTSVAGPLIASHGGRVLARGDVAVVVEGAVPGRPYLIEFPSYAAAQDCFQSQGYQGAIGLRSGVADFQIVIVEGFTPPASS